The bacterium DNA window TTTTGATGAACTGATTGGTGACAGCTCGCCGATGCGTGAGTTGTTCGCGCAATTGACTCGCATCGCCGATACGGAGAGTGCGGTGCTGATTACCGGGGAGAGCGGCACCGGCAAGGAGCTGGTGGCGCACGCACTGCACCGCCGGAGCCGAAGACGTGACGGCCCATTCGTCGCCCTCAATTGCTCGGCACTGCCGGAAGCGCTTCTGGAGAGTGAGCTTTTCGGCTACAAACGCGGCGCTTTCACCGACGCCAAATCGGATCGAAAAGGTTTGTTTCTCCAGGCAGATGCCGGCACGCTTTTTCTCGACGAAATCGGCGAGCTGCCGCTGCCGCTGCAACCCAAGCTGCTGCGGGCACTCGAAGAGCGGCGGCTCCGCCCGCTCGGCGGCGAGGCCGAGCAGAGTTTCGATGCACGCATCCTCGCAGCGACCAATCGTGATTTGGAGACTGCGGTTGACGAAGGCCGGTTTCGTGAAGATTTGTTCTACCGCCTCAACGTCATCACCGTCGAAGCGCCGCCGCTGCGGGCGCGGGGAACGGATATTCTGCTGCTGGCCGAGAATTTCATCCAGCACTTCGCCGCCCGTTCCGGCAAGCGCGTGCTCGGGCTTTCAAAGCAAGCCGCAGAAAAATTGCTGAGCTACGCCTGGCCCGGCAATGTCCGGGAGTTGCGCAATGCCATCGAGCACGCCGTGGCGCTCACGCCCTATGAGAAAATCGCGGTGGAAGATCTGCCGAAAAATATTCGTGCTTACCACAGCTCGCACGTTCTGATCGGCAGCGACAACCCCACTGAGCTGGTTTCCCTGGAAGAGGTGGAACGCCGCTATATTCTGCATGTGCTGCAGAGCGTCGGTGGCAACCAAACCCATGCCGCGCGCATTCTGGGGCTGAATCGCAAGACCCTGTATCGCAAATTGCAGCAGTATGGCGTGGATTGATACGGGAATCTGCTTCACGTAAATGCGCCGTCTTTCCCCGGCAGCAGCAATGGCCCACCTGAGTCGCGCTGGTCGTTGGGCTGCCTCCCTCTCCGCCGTTTCCCTTCTGGTTGTGGCCTGCGGTCTCATGCCGCCAGTTCGCCTGTCACCACGGGCGTCCGGTGCGCTCGACTCCCCGCTTCACTTTTCATTTGGTGCCGTTCAGCAAGTTTCCTTCCTGTTGCCTGGGTGGTCCAACCTTACAGCGCTTTTTTATGCCGCGTCAGCGCCCCTGTCATCCCGCCTGCTGGTTAAACCTTTGCGCCGGCAGGCAGGCCCAAACGAACTGCGGCTGTGTCAGACAGAATAATATCGCTTCACGCAGACAGAAATTGCTGTATGACAACTGCCAGCAACGTCGAACCGCGGAGCAAATTTCATTTCACGGGCCGTGCCGGTCGGCGTGGCCCTTGAGGCATTCTGCCACGCTGGGGCAAATTGCCTCAGTCTCCTGCCTCACAAGTGATTGATTTCCCGCCGTGAGAATGTGGTATCCTCTTTGCGTTTGCCAGAAGCGGAAAGGAGAGTATGGATGGTGATGACGGAAAGGGTAGTCATTCGAATGGTTGCGGAACTCAAATGCAAAATCATCGACAGACAAACAGGCGCCGAGTGAAACCAGGCGCATCGTCCGCGCCGCATGTCCTGCTCGCGGAGGACGATCACGAAATGCGCGTGTTGTTGGCGCGTGCGCTGCAGTACGCGGGATATGAAGTGGTCACGTGCCGCAACGGTGTGGAGTTGTTGGAGCACTTGGGCGCCTATT harbors:
- a CDS encoding sigma-54 dependent transcriptional regulator; protein product: MSGRVLIVDDDQGMCEMLAVDLQRRGFVVAWHTAAGPAFTALQSEDFDVALVDLNLPGMSGIELCERVVANRADVPVVVMTAFGSMESAIAAIRAGAYDFIAKPFELDVLVLILERAVKHRALQDRVQRLSAAVKQSQRFDELIGDSSPMRELFAQLTRIADTESAVLITGESGTGKELVAHALHRRSRRRDGPFVALNCSALPEALLESELFGYKRGAFTDAKSDRKGLFLQADAGTLFLDEIGELPLPLQPKLLRALEERRLRPLGGEAEQSFDARILAATNRDLETAVDEGRFREDLFYRLNVITVEAPPLRARGTDILLLAENFIQHFAARSGKRVLGLSKQAAEKLLSYAWPGNVRELRNAIEHAVALTPYEKIAVEDLPKNIRAYHSSHVLIGSDNPTELVSLEEVERRYILHVLQSVGGNQTHAARILGLNRKTLYRKLQQYGVD